Below is a genomic region from Vibrio pomeroyi.
TTATGGTGTGGGTCATCGTGTTTCTGTTCGTCTTATTCTAAATGGTGGAGGTTGATTAGGTCGTTCGTTAGGTGTGCTAGTAATTCAAAGCGCGCGGATTATGCGAAATAACACCACTCTTGAAAGTAAGCGTTCGTAAGTCCGCGCGAATAAAATCTAAAAATGGGATGGTTTGAAAATTGAGTGGAAGGTTTTCTCTAGAAAGGGCGTGTTTTTATTTCTTTATTATTCATGTGTTTATTTGGTTATTACTGATTGTGTTGTTTGAAGTGACAAAGTGATTACATTTTTATTTATTTTTTTGTTTTCTGTGAGCTTAACCTGCTTGCGAATTCGGCGGGGTGTCGGATAACTCTAACAAGATTGTGCAGCAGAGGAAGGCGTAACAATCTTGATTTGTAATAAGTAAGGTCAAGCAGTAATGAACAACAAATTTATTCTAAGCATCGCGATGATGTCAGCATTTGCAGCAAACAATGTAATGGCAGCAGACAGTGGTTTCTACCTAGGCGGCGCAATCGGTACATCTGGCATTGATGATGGTGGGTTAACTGACACGATCAATGAGCCTATTACTTTTAAAGCCGAAGACAATACTTACCGATTAATTGCTGGTTACAAATTTAACCGCATTGTTTCGATTGAAGCTCAATACACAGATTTTGGTGATATAGCCCTAAAAACGAAATCTGGTAATAAGGTTTTCACTTGGACACCTCAAATCTTTTCGGTAACGGCTAACCTTGGTTACACGTTTGATAATGGCATTCGTCCATTTGGCACTATCGGTCTATCGACCATCGATCTAGACATGAAGTTTGCTGATGGCTCTGGCCCTTCAGGGGATGGTTTTGATGATACAGGAGATGGTATCCGTATGGGCGTTGGTGTTGAATATACGCCACCTACGATGTCTTCGTTGAGCTTTCGCCTAGCATACGAAGCCGATGCTTTTGATATCGAAGATTACGAAAACGGACACAAGACAGAAGATACTGTTGTACTGGATTCTTTCTACCTAGGTGCAATGTACACATTCTAAGTTTCACACTTTGCTAAGCGGTAAATCGGTTTCTAAATGGGGCGTCGGTTGGCTCAACCCGTTTGGCTAAAGTGGAAAGCCGCAGTTATTAACCGCGGCTTTTTTAATGCTTATCGCTGGTGAATCTCGATTGAGAGCGTCATCGAATTGCTATGCTTCACGAATATGCGCGGTAACAGAGACGACGGCATGGTCAGTACTGAATTGGTCGTGTTCGAAACTTGGATTGATCAGGTGATGGTCTAACACTGTGTAGCGAGAGATCTCCATTAAGCTCGATGAGTTCTGGCAGTCAAATTCGTTCGACATTAAAATGTAATCCAGAACAGAACCTGAAGCACCGTAGTAATGGGTTGGTTTACGTTGTTCGAGCAAGTCTTCTTCATGCAGCTGATGGTATAAGTCCCAACTGTCTCTTAATCGGAAGTGCGATAACCAATGTCTGCTTGTTTCATCTCGATTCAATGAATAGCTCAACAGCCCTTTGAACTCATCGTTGAATAGAGGCTTGTTAAAATCGCCCATCAACACAACAGGTTGATCTGTCTGGTAGCGTTGATTGGTGATGTATTGATGCAGCATTTGAGCTTCTAGGCCACGTTGAACACTCGATAACCAAGAGCCTAGTTGTTCCTGATGAAGCTTAACCAAGGTTTCGCTTTGTGGCTTTTTATCTGCTGAGCTGTCACTGGATTCTTGCGGTTCAGTTTTGGGTTCGGTTGGACGTTGCGATTTGAAGTGGACAACATAACAGTCGGTCGAACCTAAATGGGGTAATGTAATGGTCGCGTGAACAGGCGTTCGGTTGAATGAAAATTTGTCGTCAAGGTGGAAGGCTGAAAGTAGCTCTGAATCCGGTGTCACTGGCTGCACATTTTCAATCGGGTAACGCGATGCGATACCAACGACGGGGGAGGTGTACAGGTAATCATCTTCAACATGTGCGCTATCGACCACCGCAAAGTATGGATAACCCATTTCCTTCATTAATTGCTCTAAAGATTCAGGGCTAAAGATCTCTTGAAAGCCAATCACATCACAATCGGATGAGCGGATCGCTTCAGCTATCCAGCCTTGCTTCTTTTGCCACTCCTCGAAGCTGTAGATGTTCTCAAAATCATAATAAGCATTCGGTGGTTCGAGGTAATTCAAAAGATTGAACGTTGAGAATGTTATTTGGTTTGGTTTATTCAAAGTGTCATTCCATTTAGACCTAGGCTGCAAGGATACTCTAGTGAAAGTATAGTTTGTTGATTATTTAGAACCTAAATTTCACTTTTGAAGCGAATCAAAGGGAATCTAAGCCGTGGAGGCTTGTGTCATTCAGGCTAGATCAATCTTAGTGGTTCTGCTTTAACCCGTACTTTCCAACGTCACCAAGCTAATCAACTCAATCAAAGGAACCAAAGCTAACTGCAACCTATAACTTCGAGCGGTGACGAGTAATTTGTAAATAAACCGTCAGAGATGAAGTGCTGATGGTTTTATTAGTTATTACATGATGTTAGATTTGAACCTATACTTGTTTTAACGGTGTGCATTCAAAGCCGATTAATCAAGTTGAATATCGAATTCATAACATTTGAAGGGAGAGTCAAATGGGAACAGTTTTCCGAAGCAAAGCCTCGCAGCGCACTCAGTATTTCAGGTTAAATTTAACTTCATGTGCAGTCATGCTGCCGCTTATTGCTCTATACCCCTCCGTTACACACGCCTCTGATACCGAATCCACTCCTGCCGTCACCGTTATTGAAACCACTCAACTGGTTGGTTTTGGTGAAGCGAAATATCCAGTCGATTTCACTCACTTTGATTACGTTAATCCTGATGCGCCAAAACTAGGTAAAGTGACCTACGGCAGCATTGGCACCTACGATAGCTTTAATCGATTCGGTTCTCGCGGCGTTGCGGCAAGTTACACGGGTGAAATTTACGATACCTTGATGTTTTCTCCGAGCGACGAGATTGATGCGTATTATCCATTAATCGCCTCAAAGGTTCGCTACGCCAGTGATTTCACTTGGATGGAAATCGATATCAATCCAAAAGCTAAGTTTAATGATGGCGAGCCTATTACGGCTCATGATGTGGCATTCACCTTTAATAAGTTTTCAACCGAGGGTGTGCCTCAATACCGTGTCTATTACAAAGAAATTAAGTCAGTCACCGCGGTTTCTGATCTAGTGGTTCGTATTGAGATGGAGAAGCCAAACCGCGAGAAGTTGTTTAGCTTTGCCCAAAGCACTCGCGTACTGCCAGAACATTATTGGAAAGACAAGAAGCTGTCTGAACCTCTAAGTGAGCCGCCTGTAGGCAGTGGTCCTTATAAGATCATCAGCTATAAATCAGGTCAAAGCGTGACTTACGGTTTAGATGAAAACTACTGGGCTGCCGACCTGCCTGTAAACGTCGGTCGTAATAATTTCAAGGAAGTGCAATACGATTACTACCGTGACGACACGGTAATGCTAGAAGCCTTTAAAGCAGGGGAGTTCGACCTTCGAACGGAAAACTCGGCTAAGTTCTGGGCAAACTCTTACACAGGCGCGAACTTCGACAAAGGCTACATCATCAAAGAAGAGATCAACCATGAGAAGCCAGAAACGACTCAAGGTTTTGTCTTCAACATTCAATCTCCTGTGTTCTCAGATCCAAAGGTTCGTGAAGCGTTAACCTACGCGATGGACTTTGAATGGATGAACAAGAACATGTTCTATGGACAGTACAAGCGTACTCGTAGTTACTTCCAAAACACCGACTATGAAGCGAAAGGCTTGCCAAGCGAAGCTGAAGTAGCGTTACTGTCTCAGTACAAAGATCAAATTTCACCACGAGTGTTTACGGAAGAGTTCCAACCACCAGTCACCGATGGTAGCGGTCGTATTCGTAGCCAAATGCGTACAGCTTTCAAATTGCTGAAAGAGGCGGGTTGGGTGCTGAAAGACAAAGTCATGACCAACGAAAAGACCGGCAAGCCGCTGTCATTTGAGTTGTTGATTTACAGCCCGACGACGGAACGTATTGCAACGCCTGTTCAGAAGAACTTGAAGCGCATGGGTATCGAGATGAAGATCCGTACCATCGATACGACTCAGTACATCAAGCGTCTTCGTGACCGAGATTTCGACATGGTCTCTTCGTCATTTTCTGCAAACCCTTATCCTAGCCCGAACTTAATGATTGTTTGGAACTCTAACTACATTGATTCTACTTACAATACTGCAGGTGTGATGGATCCAGTGGTTGACGCGTTAACAGAACAAATCGCGAGTAATCAACAGAACCCAGAAAAGCTTCTGACTTTAGGTCGTTCACTAGACCGAGTATTGCAATGGAATTTCTACAACATTCCTCAATGGCACGTTGGTGAATATCGCGTGGCAATGTGGGACAAGTTTGAGCGTCCAGATGTATTACCTAAATATGACTTAGGTATCGATACATGGTGGATTTCAGAAGAGAAGGCAGCTCTGCTTCCTGAAAAACGTCGCTAGGAGTTAGTTAGCATGGCCGCGTATATATTTCGGCGTTTACTGTTGGTGATCCCCACGCTGTGGGCGATCATCACCATCAACTTTTTCATCATTCAGATTGCGCCTGGTGGCCCGGTAGAACAAGCCGTTGCTCAATTAGAAGGGCATAACTCTGGCATCATGGAGCGTTTTTCTGGTGGTGGACAAGAAGTTGATTTAAGCGAAAGTGATCAAGCATCTGCCAGTGGTTATAAAGGCTCACGCGGGCTTGATCCTGAAGTGGTTGAAGAGATCAAAAAGCAGTTTGGTTTTGATAAACCGATTCACGTTCGCTATTTTGATATGTTGAAAAATTACGCGACCTTTAACTTTGGTGAAAGCCTGTTTAAGGGCGGTAACGTGATTGATTTAATCATCGAGCGTTTACCTGTCTCCATCTCCTTGGGGTTGTGGAGTACGCTAATCATCTATGTGATTTCGATACCCTTAGGCATTATGAAGGCGATACATCACGGCTCTCGCTTTGATATTTGGTCGAGTGCGGTGGTGATTGTCGGCTACGCGGTGCCGGGCTTCCTGTTTGCGATCATCCTAATTATTTTGTTCGCGAGTGGTAACTACTTCAGTTGGTTCCCATTGCGTGGCTTGGTGTCGAGTAATTTTGATCAGCTTAATTGGTATCAGCAAATTGGAGACTACTTCTGGCACTTGGCGTTACCTATTTTTGCTATGGTCATCGGCGGCTTTGCCACATTGAGCATGCTGACCAAAAACTCCTTCCTTGATGAAATCAATAAGCAATATGTGGTGACCGCGAGAGCGAAAGGCTTGGACGAGAGCAGCATTCTCTACAAGCACGTTTTCCGTAACGCTATGCTGATCATTATTGCGGGTTTCCCAAGCGCATTTATTAGTATTTTCTTCACGGGTTCTATGTTGATTGAAGTGATGTTTTCACTCGAAGGCATTGGGCTGCTTGGCTTTGAATCGACCATTCAACGTGACTATCCCGTGGTGTTCAGTTCTCTCTATATCATGACCTTGCTTGGCTTGGTGCTGAGCATTATCTCCGACCTGACGTATACCTGGGTTGATCCTCGAATTGATTTTGAAGCGCGTTAATGGCGAACGAATAACAAGGTATTGATAATAAATGTTTAACAACCCTTTAGCTGAAGCTCGTTGGTTACGTTTTAAAGCAAACAAGCGTGGTTTTATCTCTCTTTGGATATTTACCATCTTGTTTGGCTTGAGCCTGTTCGCTGAAATCATTGCCAACGATAAGCCACTCTTAGTTTCTTACGATAATCAGTGGTTTGTGCCTGTTATCAATGAATATGCTGAGACAGAGTTTGGTGGCGAGTTTGAAACTGAAGCCGACTACAAAGATCCGTATGTTATTGAACTCATTGAAGAGAGCGGTTACATCGTGTGGCCAATCATTCCGTTTAGCTACGACACTATAAACTTCGATATTTCAGGTGCGGTGCCATCGGAACCCGATTCGGTGAACTGGCTAGGAACCGATGATAAAGGGCGAGATGTATTAGCTCGTATCATTTATGGCTTCCGTATTTCCGTTCTATTTGGTTTTATTCTGACGATTGTATCGAGTGTGATCGGTGTCGTCGTCGGGGCAACACAAGGGTACTACGGTGGCTGGGTTGATCTATTCGGACAGCGCTTCATTGAAGTCTGGTCTGGTATGCCAACTCTGTTCCTGTTGATTATTTTGTCGAGTTTTATTGAGCCGAATTTCTGGTGGTTGCTAGGGATTATGGTGCTGTTCAGTTGGATGAGTTTAGTAGGCATCGTGCGAGCGGAATTTTTACGCTGCCGAAACTTCGATTATGTGCGCGCCGCGCAGGCCATGGGTGTTGATGATAAACGCATTATGCTTCGTCACATGCTGCCCAACGCTATGGTTGCATCATTAACCATGATGCCGTTTATTCTTTCTGGCTCGGTGACCACATTAACCTCATTAGATTTCTTGGGCTTTGGTCTTCCTGCGGGTTCGCCTTCATTAGGTGAACTGTTGGCGCAAGGTAAAGCGAACTTACAAGCGCCTTGGCTTGGTATCTCTGCTTTCGTTGTGCTTTCACTGATGCTTACGTTACTTGTCTTCGTTGGTGAAGCTGTACGTGATGCCTTCGACCCACATCAACAGAAGTAAGGATAGGTTATGACTTCAAATACAACGCCTGCTTCTCCAGTTTTGACGATAGATAAGCTGTCTGTA
It encodes:
- a CDS encoding porin family protein: MNNKFILSIAMMSAFAANNVMAADSGFYLGGAIGTSGIDDGGLTDTINEPITFKAEDNTYRLIAGYKFNRIVSIEAQYTDFGDIALKTKSGNKVFTWTPQIFSVTANLGYTFDNGIRPFGTIGLSTIDLDMKFADGSGPSGDGFDDTGDGIRMGVGVEYTPPTMSSLSFRLAYEADAFDIEDYENGHKTEDTVVLDSFYLGAMYTF
- a CDS encoding endonuclease/exonuclease/phosphatase family protein produces the protein MNKPNQITFSTFNLLNYLEPPNAYYDFENIYSFEEWQKKQGWIAEAIRSSDCDVIGFQEIFSPESLEQLMKEMGYPYFAVVDSAHVEDDYLYTSPVVGIASRYPIENVQPVTPDSELLSAFHLDDKFSFNRTPVHATITLPHLGSTDCYVVHFKSQRPTEPKTEPQESSDSSADKKPQSETLVKLHQEQLGSWLSSVQRGLEAQMLHQYITNQRYQTDQPVVLMGDFNKPLFNDEFKGLLSYSLNRDETSRHWLSHFRLRDSWDLYHQLHEEDLLEQRKPTHYYGASGSVLDYILMSNEFDCQNSSSLMEISRYTVLDHHLINPSFEHDQFSTDHAVVSVTAHIREA
- a CDS encoding extracellular solute-binding protein, with the translated sequence MGTVFRSKASQRTQYFRLNLTSCAVMLPLIALYPSVTHASDTESTPAVTVIETTQLVGFGEAKYPVDFTHFDYVNPDAPKLGKVTYGSIGTYDSFNRFGSRGVAASYTGEIYDTLMFSPSDEIDAYYPLIASKVRYASDFTWMEIDINPKAKFNDGEPITAHDVAFTFNKFSTEGVPQYRVYYKEIKSVTAVSDLVVRIEMEKPNREKLFSFAQSTRVLPEHYWKDKKLSEPLSEPPVGSGPYKIISYKSGQSVTYGLDENYWAADLPVNVGRNNFKEVQYDYYRDDTVMLEAFKAGEFDLRTENSAKFWANSYTGANFDKGYIIKEEINHEKPETTQGFVFNIQSPVFSDPKVREALTYAMDFEWMNKNMFYGQYKRTRSYFQNTDYEAKGLPSEAEVALLSQYKDQISPRVFTEEFQPPVTDGSGRIRSQMRTAFKLLKEAGWVLKDKVMTNEKTGKPLSFELLIYSPTTERIATPVQKNLKRMGIEMKIRTIDTTQYIKRLRDRDFDMVSSSFSANPYPSPNLMIVWNSNYIDSTYNTAGVMDPVVDALTEQIASNQQNPEKLLTLGRSLDRVLQWNFYNIPQWHVGEYRVAMWDKFERPDVLPKYDLGIDTWWISEEKAALLPEKRR
- a CDS encoding microcin C ABC transporter permease YejB; the encoded protein is MAAYIFRRLLLVIPTLWAIITINFFIIQIAPGGPVEQAVAQLEGHNSGIMERFSGGGQEVDLSESDQASASGYKGSRGLDPEVVEEIKKQFGFDKPIHVRYFDMLKNYATFNFGESLFKGGNVIDLIIERLPVSISLGLWSTLIIYVISIPLGIMKAIHHGSRFDIWSSAVVIVGYAVPGFLFAIILIILFASGNYFSWFPLRGLVSSNFDQLNWYQQIGDYFWHLALPIFAMVIGGFATLSMLTKNSFLDEINKQYVVTARAKGLDESSILYKHVFRNAMLIIIAGFPSAFISIFFTGSMLIEVMFSLEGIGLLGFESTIQRDYPVVFSSLYIMTLLGLVLSIISDLTYTWVDPRIDFEAR
- a CDS encoding ABC transporter permease; amino-acid sequence: MFNNPLAEARWLRFKANKRGFISLWIFTILFGLSLFAEIIANDKPLLVSYDNQWFVPVINEYAETEFGGEFETEADYKDPYVIELIEESGYIVWPIIPFSYDTINFDISGAVPSEPDSVNWLGTDDKGRDVLARIIYGFRISVLFGFILTIVSSVIGVVVGATQGYYGGWVDLFGQRFIEVWSGMPTLFLLIILSSFIEPNFWWLLGIMVLFSWMSLVGIVRAEFLRCRNFDYVRAAQAMGVDDKRIMLRHMLPNAMVASLTMMPFILSGSVTTLTSLDFLGFGLPAGSPSLGELLAQGKANLQAPWLGISAFVVLSLMLTLLVFVGEAVRDAFDPHQQK